In Mustelus asterias chromosome 20, sMusAst1.hap1.1, whole genome shotgun sequence, a single genomic region encodes these proteins:
- the LOC144508278 gene encoding bactericidal permeability-increasing protein-like: protein MSTYQTGVQVTVKMVWTVAATFLLFSSYTLCTNPGLKVRVTQKALEYGRQVGIQVLQQKLREIQIPDVSGKADVPVIGHVHYQISGMHINDFGLPQSAVGFYAGTGIKLSIDNAYIHITGHWRVKYLFISDSGSFDLSR, encoded by the exons ATGAGCACATATCAAACAGGAGTCCAGGTGACGGTGAAGATGGTCTGGACTGTTGCTGCCACTTTCCTCCTCTTCTCTTCATACACCTTGTGTACAAACCCAGGATTGAAAGTGAGAGTAACACAGAAAGCCTTGGAATATG GCCGGCAGGTCGGGATACAGGTGTTGCaacagaaactgcgggagattcAGATTCCAGACGTCAGTGGTAAGGCAGATGTGCCTGTGATTGGCCATGTCCATTACCAAATCAGTGG GATGCACATTAACGATTTTGGTCTGCCTCAGTCTGCAGTAGGATTCTATGCTGGGACTGGCATTAAGCTGTCTATTGACAATGCCTATATACACATAACTGGACACTGGAGAGTGAAGTACCTTTTTAT ATCAGACAGTGGCTCGTTTGACCTCTCTCGGTGA